One stretch of Amycolatopsis tolypomycina DNA includes these proteins:
- the uvrB gene encoding excinuclease ABC subunit UvrB yields the protein MAFATEHPVLAQSDFRPVSEIPRTGGRFEVISDYQPAGDQPAAIDELERRVKAGEKDIVLLGATGTGKSATTAWLIERVQRPTLVMAPNKTLAAQLANELRELFPHNAVEYFVSYYDYYQPEAYIAQTDTYIEKDSSINDDVERLRHSATMNLLSRRDVIVVASVSCIYGLGTPQSYLDRSSKLEVGMQLDRDVFLRALVDVQYTRNDIAFARGTFRARGDTVEIIPAYEELAIRVEFFGDEVEKLYYLHPLTGDIVKEVDEVRIFPATHYVAGPERMEKAIQGIEKELEERLAELEKQGKLLEAQRLRMRTAYDIEMMRQVGFCSGIENYSRHIDGRGPGSAPATLIDYFPDDFLLVIDESHQTVPQIGGMYEGDMSRKRNLVEYGFRLPSAVDNRPLTWEEFSDRIGQTVYLSATPGPYEMGQAGGEFVEQVIRPTGLVDPKVVVKPTEGQIDDLVHEIRERADKDERVLVTTLTKKMAEDLTDYLLELGIRVRYLHSEVDTLRRVELLRQLRAGDFDVLVGINLLREGLDLPEVSLVAILDADKEGFLRSGTSLIQTIGRAARNVSGEVHMYADKITESMQHAIDETDRRRAKQVAYNEERGVDPQPLRKKIADILDRVYSEAEDTEQVSVGGSGRNSSRGKKPEQGDRVRSSGMLVDKDVSAMPRAQLADLIQQMTDQMMQAARDLQFELAARLRDEISDLKKELRGMDAAGIK from the coding sequence GTGGCTTTCGCAACCGAACACCCCGTCCTCGCCCAGTCCGACTTCCGGCCCGTCTCGGAGATCCCGCGGACCGGCGGCCGGTTCGAGGTGATCAGTGACTACCAGCCCGCCGGCGACCAGCCGGCGGCCATCGACGAGCTCGAACGCCGGGTCAAGGCGGGCGAGAAGGACATCGTGCTGCTCGGCGCCACCGGCACCGGCAAGTCGGCCACCACCGCGTGGCTGATCGAGCGCGTCCAACGGCCGACGCTGGTGATGGCGCCGAACAAGACGCTGGCCGCCCAGCTGGCGAACGAGCTGCGCGAGCTCTTCCCGCACAACGCGGTCGAGTACTTCGTCAGCTACTACGACTACTACCAGCCCGAGGCGTACATCGCGCAGACGGACACCTACATCGAGAAGGACTCGTCGATCAACGACGACGTCGAGCGGCTGCGGCACTCGGCGACGATGAACCTGCTCTCGCGGCGTGACGTCATCGTGGTCGCCAGTGTCTCCTGCATCTACGGCCTGGGCACCCCGCAGTCGTACCTCGACCGCTCGAGCAAGCTCGAGGTCGGCATGCAGCTCGACCGGGACGTCTTCCTCCGCGCCCTGGTCGACGTCCAGTACACGCGCAACGACATCGCCTTCGCGCGCGGCACGTTCCGCGCGCGGGGCGACACGGTCGAGATCATCCCGGCCTACGAAGAGCTCGCGATCCGCGTGGAGTTCTTCGGCGACGAGGTCGAGAAGCTCTACTACCTGCACCCGCTGACCGGCGACATCGTCAAGGAGGTCGACGAGGTCCGGATCTTCCCGGCCACGCACTACGTCGCCGGCCCGGAGCGGATGGAAAAGGCCATCCAGGGCATCGAGAAGGAGCTCGAGGAACGCCTGGCGGAGCTGGAGAAGCAGGGCAAGCTGCTGGAGGCGCAGCGGCTGCGGATGCGCACGGCCTACGACATCGAGATGATGCGCCAGGTCGGCTTCTGCTCCGGCATCGAGAACTACTCGCGGCACATCGACGGCCGCGGGCCGGGCTCGGCGCCGGCCACGCTGATCGACTACTTCCCCGACGACTTCCTGCTGGTGATCGACGAGTCGCACCAGACGGTCCCGCAGATCGGCGGCATGTACGAAGGCGACATGTCGCGGAAGCGGAACCTGGTCGAGTACGGCTTCCGCCTGCCGAGCGCGGTGGACAACCGGCCGCTGACCTGGGAGGAGTTCTCCGACCGGATCGGGCAGACGGTGTACCTCTCGGCGACGCCGGGGCCGTACGAGATGGGCCAGGCGGGCGGTGAGTTCGTCGAGCAGGTGATCCGCCCGACCGGCCTGGTCGACCCGAAGGTGGTCGTGAAGCCGACCGAGGGCCAGATCGACGACCTGGTCCACGAGATCCGCGAGCGCGCGGACAAGGACGAGCGCGTCCTGGTCACCACGCTGACGAAGAAGATGGCCGAGGACCTCACCGACTACCTGCTGGAGCTGGGCATCCGGGTCCGCTACCTGCACTCGGAGGTCGACACGCTGCGGCGCGTCGAGCTGCTGCGGCAGCTGCGGGCGGGCGACTTCGACGTGCTGGTCGGCATCAACCTGCTGCGCGAGGGTCTCGACCTGCCGGAGGTGTCGCTGGTGGCGATCCTCGACGCCGACAAGGAGGGCTTCCTCCGCAGCGGGACGTCCCTGATCCAGACGATCGGCCGCGCGGCGCGCAACGTGTCGGGCGAGGTCCACATGTACGCGGACAAGATCACCGAGTCGATGCAGCACGCGATCGACGAGACGGACCGCCGCCGGGCCAAGCAGGTCGCCTACAACGAGGAGCGGGGCGTCGACCCCCAGCCGCTGCGGAAGAAGATCGCGGACATCCTCGACCGGGTGTACAGCGAAGCCGAGGACACCGAGCAGGTCTCGGTGGGCGGCTCGGGCCGCAACTCCTCGCGCGGCAAGAAGCCCGAACAGGGCGACCGGGTGCGCAGCTCCGGGATGCTGGTCGACAAGGACGTCTCGGCGATGCCGCGCGCCCAGCTGGCCGACCTGATCCAGCAGATGACCGACCAGATGATGCAGGCGGCGCGCGACCTGCAGTTCGAACTGGCGGCCCGGCTGCGTGACGAGATCTCCGACCTGAAGAAGGAGCTGAGGGGCATGGACGCGGCCGGCATCAAGTAG
- a CDS encoding carboxymuconolactone decarboxylase family protein, translating to MTDPMAGLHERGRETFAGLVDGGEARLDALFATVPALGELAVGTVYGHLHERPALDARTREAATLAAIVAAGMAGPPLSVHLRTGLAAGLAPAEVCEVVVQTAAFAGFPRAVSAADQLNRLFEGHGLPIPPPPSPREVVLAHLAAAEGEVAGVLAEFPRTEVQATGPGRVLVACFAAGDGEADDAVPGAVLHCAVDGADVTSTTVFRAR from the coding sequence ATGACCGACCCGATGGCCGGCCTCCACGAGCGGGGCCGGGAAACCTTCGCCGGGCTCGTCGACGGCGGGGAGGCCCGGCTCGACGCCCTCTTCGCCACCGTCCCGGCGCTGGGCGAGCTGGCCGTCGGCACCGTCTACGGCCACCTCCACGAACGCCCGGCGCTCGACGCCCGCACCCGCGAAGCCGCCACGCTCGCCGCGATCGTCGCCGCCGGGATGGCCGGGCCGCCGCTGAGCGTCCACCTCCGGACCGGGCTCGCCGCCGGGCTGGCGCCCGCCGAAGTCTGCGAAGTCGTCGTCCAGACCGCCGCCTTCGCCGGGTTTCCGCGCGCGGTTTCCGCCGCCGACCAGCTGAACCGGCTCTTCGAAGGCCACGGCCTGCCGATCCCGCCGCCGCCGTCGCCGCGCGAAGTGGTCCTCGCGCACCTGGCGGCGGCCGAAGGCGAGGTCGCCGGCGTGCTCGCCGAGTTCCCGCGCACCGAGGTGCAGGCCACCGGCCCCGGCCGGGTGCTGGTCGCCTGCTTCGCTGCAGGTGACGGTGAAGCCGACGACGCCGTCCCCGGCGCGGTCCTGCACTGCGCCGTCGACGGCGCAGATGTCACCTCGACCACGGTCTTCCGAGCCCGCTGA
- a CDS encoding DUF5685 family protein: MFGIIRPCRHRLAEGLHADWMAHLCGLCLTLRDEHGQLARVVTNYDGLIISVLVEAQAPRADGRREAGPCPLRGMRTASVARGEGAQLAAAVSLVLAAAKVGDHVEDRDGAFGRRPVAAAARRVAARWTEQGSRTGGRVGFDTRVLTEAVEGQAALESSVREGDSPLCATEPAERATAAAFARTAELAGKPGNREALAEAGRLFGRVAHLLDAVEDYPADAAAGAWNPLLATGTDPEEARRLCDDAVLGVELALREAEFTEPALVHALLVHELRQAVRRAFGHGLHGHGLPGHDHSHSHSHGLSSGEGSSEPGSECTPPELGSWPGGPVGQQPPPGWIGRGPAPQQHPHEPPPGWIGRGPAPQQHPHQVPPGWGAPQPHGFPPPGPVPPPGAPGGRGPGGPSGPNGPGGRGPGGPGGPGGPGGPGGPGGPGGPGGPGGPGGPGGPGGPGGPDDPGGPGGPKDPKHGKSGPYDGKGGGLWYPKFAVPPKKRNAFLGCALIPYMCCTCQFCCRDPYPGPFSGKPHDAWGCDCDCCDCCSCCDCG; encoded by the coding sequence ATGTTCGGGATCATCAGGCCGTGCCGGCACCGGCTGGCCGAAGGCTTGCACGCGGACTGGATGGCGCACCTGTGCGGGTTGTGCCTGACGCTGCGTGACGAACACGGCCAGCTCGCCCGTGTCGTCACCAACTACGACGGCCTGATCATCTCCGTCCTGGTGGAGGCGCAGGCACCCCGCGCGGACGGCCGGCGCGAAGCGGGTCCGTGCCCCCTGCGCGGCATGCGGACGGCCTCGGTGGCCCGCGGCGAAGGAGCCCAGCTGGCGGCGGCGGTGTCCCTCGTGCTGGCGGCGGCGAAGGTCGGCGACCACGTCGAGGACCGCGACGGCGCGTTCGGCAGGCGCCCGGTGGCGGCGGCCGCCCGCCGCGTCGCGGCCCGCTGGACCGAGCAGGGCAGCCGCACGGGCGGCCGGGTCGGGTTCGACACGAGGGTGCTGACGGAGGCGGTCGAGGGCCAGGCCGCACTGGAGTCGTCGGTCCGCGAGGGCGACTCGCCGCTGTGCGCGACGGAACCGGCAGAGCGAGCCACGGCGGCGGCCTTCGCCCGCACGGCGGAGCTGGCGGGCAAACCGGGCAACCGCGAAGCCCTGGCGGAGGCGGGCCGCCTGTTCGGCCGGGTGGCACACCTGCTGGACGCGGTCGAGGACTACCCGGCGGACGCGGCGGCGGGGGCGTGGAACCCGTTGCTGGCGACGGGAACGGACCCGGAGGAGGCCCGCCGCCTGTGCGACGACGCGGTGCTGGGGGTGGAGCTGGCGTTGCGCGAGGCGGAGTTCACCGAGCCGGCTTTGGTGCACGCGCTGCTGGTCCATGAGTTGAGACAAGCGGTGCGGCGAGCCTTCGGCCACGGCCTGCACGGCCATGGTCTGCCCGGCCACGACCACAGCCACAGCCACAGCCACGGCTTGAGCTCGGGGGAAGGCTCCTCCGAACCGGGCAGCGAGTGCACGCCGCCCGAGCTCGGCTCGTGGCCGGGCGGTCCCGTGGGGCAGCAGCCGCCGCCCGGGTGGATCGGGCGGGGGCCCGCTCCGCAGCAGCACCCGCACGAGCCGCCGCCGGGGTGGATCGGGCGCGGGCCGGCGCCGCAGCAGCACCCGCACCAAGTTCCGCCCGGCTGGGGCGCTCCGCAGCCGCACGGGTTCCCGCCGCCGGGCCCGGTTCCGCCGCCGGGCGCTCCCGGCGGACGTGGCCCGGGCGGTCCAAGCGGTCCGAACGGCCCAGGCGGCCGCGGCCCGGGCGGCCCAGGTGGCCCAGGTGGCCCAGGTGGCCCGGGTGGCCCGGGTGGCCCGGGTGGCCCAGGTGGCCCGGGTGGTCCCGGCGGCCCGGGTGGTCCTGGCGGCCCGGGTGGCCCCGACGACCCCGGAGGTCCCGGCGGCCCCAAGGACCCGAAGCACGGCAAATCCGGCCCGTACGACGGCAAGGGCGGCGGCCTCTGGTACCCCAAATTCGCCGTCCCCCCGAAGAAGCGCAACGCCTTCCTCGGCTGCGCCCTCATCCCCTACATGTGCTGCACCTGCCAGTTCTGCTGCCGCGACCCCTACCCTGGTCCCTTCAGCGGAAAACCCCACGACGCCTGGGGTTGCGACTGCGACTGCTGTGACTGCTGTTCCTGCTGTGACTGCGGCTGA
- a CDS encoding DUF402 domain-containing protein, whose amino-acid sequence MAAPHPPKVEVFDPAARSNTDPKGIRREVEEFRQEPFGLYLARPTPGRAQFHYLESWLLPGLGLRLTDFWFSPGHERDQDFYLDVVRVHRDGPRWVATDLYVDIVLKDKLSLRVIDTDELLEAVEAGLVTAEEAEYALKTTYAAVEGLAAHGYDLAAWLATRDIALTWRRHP is encoded by the coding sequence ATGGCCGCTCCGCACCCCCCGAAGGTCGAGGTCTTCGACCCCGCCGCGCGCTCGAACACCGACCCGAAGGGCATCCGGCGGGAGGTCGAGGAGTTCCGCCAGGAGCCGTTCGGCCTCTACCTCGCCCGCCCGACGCCGGGCCGCGCGCAGTTCCACTACCTCGAGTCGTGGCTGCTGCCCGGGCTCGGCCTGCGCCTGACCGACTTCTGGTTCTCCCCCGGCCACGAACGCGACCAGGACTTCTACCTCGACGTCGTCCGCGTCCACCGCGACGGCCCGCGCTGGGTCGCCACCGACCTCTACGTCGACATCGTGCTCAAGGACAAGCTCTCCCTGCGGGTGATCGACACCGACGAGCTCCTGGAGGCCGTCGAAGCGGGCCTGGTCACCGCCGAAGAGGCCGAGTACGCGCTGAAGACCACCTACGCCGCCGTCGAGGGGCTGGCCGCGCACGGCTACGACCTCGCCGCCTGGCTGGCCACCCGCGACATCGCGCTGACCTGGCGGCGCCACCCCTGA
- a CDS encoding ArnT family glycosyltransferase, with product MDAVATAPDQAKTALAPFARRPVLLLAAGTATALLLTAGRYGYFGDELYFLAAGKHLAWGYADQPPLVPALAWAMNTLAPGSLVVFRLPAIAATAAGVVVTALIARELGGQRKAQARAAAAYAICGQFVGSGHYLATSTIDPLLWTLVLWLLVRWVRTRDDALLVWLGVVTAVALNGKLLIAAFWVVAGLAVLVFGPRDLLRRPKLWLGALIAAGSLVPTLLWQRANGWPQLGMGDAVGAEVDAAGGRASFVPNLLAGAGWVIGALGVLYGLAVLLGSRQLRPYRFLGWTALGVAAVFLVANGRYYYAAGMFGVLWAAAAVHVEAREPARWWRWVPTWPVFVVSALFSLPFTLPVWPAHWLVEHPGAPRPAYAAEEIGWPDLAADVAALYRTAPPDTAIVTGGYWQAGALDRYGSERGLPEAASPSRGFWYFGRPADDTRNVLFVGYDPAKIAKHFGAARIVGQVGNRLGIRNASEHMPVWLLTDRTGSWAEVWPQLKDMRA from the coding sequence ATGGACGCCGTGGCCACGGCCCCCGACCAGGCGAAAACCGCCCTCGCCCCGTTCGCCCGGCGCCCGGTCCTGCTGCTCGCGGCGGGCACGGCCACCGCGCTGCTGCTCACCGCCGGCCGCTACGGCTACTTCGGCGACGAGCTGTACTTCCTCGCCGCCGGCAAGCACCTGGCCTGGGGTTACGCCGACCAGCCGCCGCTCGTGCCCGCCCTCGCCTGGGCGATGAACACCCTCGCTCCCGGCTCCCTGGTCGTCTTCCGGCTGCCCGCGATCGCCGCGACCGCGGCCGGTGTGGTCGTCACCGCGCTGATCGCCCGCGAACTCGGCGGGCAGCGCAAGGCGCAGGCCCGCGCCGCGGCGGCGTACGCGATCTGCGGGCAGTTCGTCGGCAGCGGCCACTACCTCGCGACCTCGACGATCGACCCGCTGCTGTGGACGCTCGTGCTGTGGCTGCTGGTCCGCTGGGTCCGCACCCGCGACGACGCGCTGCTGGTCTGGCTCGGCGTCGTGACGGCGGTCGCGCTCAACGGCAAGCTGCTCATCGCCGCGTTCTGGGTGGTGGCCGGGCTCGCGGTGCTCGTGTTCGGGCCGCGTGACCTGCTGCGCCGCCCGAAGCTGTGGCTCGGCGCCCTGATCGCCGCCGGCTCCCTGGTCCCCACGCTGCTCTGGCAGCGCGCGAACGGCTGGCCGCAGCTCGGCATGGGCGACGCGGTCGGCGCCGAGGTCGACGCGGCGGGCGGCCGGGCGAGCTTCGTCCCGAACCTGCTGGCCGGCGCCGGCTGGGTGATCGGCGCGCTCGGCGTGCTCTACGGCCTCGCCGTGCTGCTGGGCAGCAGGCAGCTGCGGCCGTACCGGTTCCTCGGCTGGACGGCGCTGGGAGTCGCCGCGGTCTTCCTGGTCGCGAACGGGCGGTACTACTACGCGGCCGGGATGTTCGGCGTGCTGTGGGCGGCCGCCGCGGTGCACGTCGAAGCGCGGGAGCCCGCTCGCTGGTGGCGGTGGGTGCCGACCTGGCCGGTGTTCGTCGTGTCCGCCCTGTTCAGCCTGCCGTTCACGCTCCCGGTCTGGCCCGCGCACTGGCTCGTCGAGCACCCGGGCGCGCCGCGGCCCGCGTACGCGGCCGAAGAGATCGGCTGGCCGGACCTCGCCGCCGACGTCGCCGCCCTGTACCGGACGGCGCCGCCGGACACCGCGATCGTCACCGGCGGGTACTGGCAGGCGGGCGCGCTCGACCGGTACGGGTCCGAGCGCGGCCTACCCGAGGCCGCCAGCCCCAGCCGCGGATTCTGGTACTTCGGCCGCCCGGCCGACGACACCCGCAACGTGCTCTTCGTCGGCTACGACCCGGCGAAGATCGCGAAGCACTTCGGCGCCGCGAGGATCGTCGGGCAGGTCGGCAACCGGCTCGGGATCCGCAACGCGAGCGAGCACATGCCCGTCTGGCTGCTCACCGACCGGACCGGGAGCTGGGCCGAGGTCTGGCCGCAGCTCAAGGACATGCGCGCCTAG
- the coaE gene encoding dephospho-CoA kinase: MLRVGLTGGIGAGKSTVARRLAEHGAVLVDSDRIAREVVEPGTEGLARLVAEFGPEILAADGSLDRPVLAAKAFADDESRRRLNAIVHPLVGARTGELMAAAKPDAIVVHDIPLLVENALATAYHLVVVVDAPVEVRVRRLVSARGMAEEDARARIRAQASTEQRRAVADVWLDNGGAEDAVLAEVDALWADRLVPFEANVRLRRPRPPVSPKIAGYDLTWPVQAERVLARVRAAAGGLALRADHIGSTAVPGLPAKDVVDLQLTVSTLDDADTLRELLADAGFPRLAGDWWDDALDGDGTWPKRLHVGADPKRAVNLHVRSQETPAWRLALLFRDFLRVNPDERDDYRDVKLRLAEAHAADGNVAAYADEKQEWVNGVFARAEKWAAATGWTP; the protein is encoded by the coding sequence ATGTTGCGTGTGGGGTTGACGGGTGGGATCGGGGCCGGGAAGTCGACCGTGGCGCGCCGGCTCGCCGAACACGGTGCCGTGCTGGTGGACTCCGACCGGATCGCCCGCGAGGTGGTCGAGCCCGGGACCGAGGGGCTCGCCCGGCTGGTCGCGGAGTTCGGTCCCGAGATCCTCGCCGCGGACGGCTCGCTGGACCGGCCGGTGCTCGCCGCGAAGGCGTTCGCCGACGACGAGTCGCGGCGCCGGCTGAACGCGATCGTGCACCCGCTCGTCGGCGCCCGCACCGGGGAGCTGATGGCGGCCGCGAAGCCGGACGCGATCGTCGTCCACGACATCCCGCTGCTGGTCGAGAACGCTCTCGCGACGGCCTACCACCTGGTCGTGGTGGTCGACGCGCCGGTCGAGGTGCGGGTCCGGCGGCTGGTGTCGGCGCGCGGGATGGCCGAGGAGGACGCGCGGGCGCGGATCCGGGCGCAGGCGAGCACCGAGCAGCGCCGCGCCGTCGCGGACGTCTGGCTGGACAACGGCGGCGCCGAGGACGCCGTGCTGGCCGAGGTCGACGCGCTGTGGGCGGACCGGCTGGTGCCGTTCGAGGCGAACGTCCGGCTGCGCCGGCCGCGGCCGCCGGTGTCGCCGAAGATCGCCGGCTACGACCTCACCTGGCCCGTCCAGGCCGAGCGGGTGCTGGCCCGGGTCCGCGCGGCGGCGGGCGGGCTGGCGCTCCGTGCCGACCACATCGGCTCGACGGCGGTGCCCGGCCTGCCCGCCAAGGACGTCGTCGACCTGCAGCTCACGGTGTCCACTTTGGACGACGCGGACACGCTGCGGGAGCTGCTGGCCGACGCCGGGTTCCCGCGGCTGGCCGGGGACTGGTGGGACGACGCCCTCGACGGCGACGGCACGTGGCCCAAACGCCTGCACGTCGGCGCCGACCCGAAGCGGGCGGTGAACCTGCACGTCCGCTCGCAGGAGACGCCCGCGTGGCGGCTCGCCCTGCTCTTCCGCGACTTCCTGCGGGTGAACCCGGACGAGCGCGACGACTACCGCGACGTCAAGCTGCGGCTGGCCGAGGCGCACGCCGCCGATGGGAACGTCGCGGCCTACGCCGACGAGAAGCAGGAGTGGGTCAACGGGGTGTTCGCCCGCGCGGAGAAGTGGGCGGCGGCCACCGGCTGGACGCCCTAG
- a CDS encoding OsmC family protein — protein sequence MDHPEPGTVVVTASGDGTYTQQVTTATHTLLVDEPVAVGGADAGPNPYELLLASLGSCTAITLRMYADRKGIPLTRATIRLRHDRIHAEDCARCETERGLLSRITREIELEGDLDDEQRAKLMLIADKCPVHRTLSSEIAIETRGIGRFQGGPGGEAPGPRRSLG from the coding sequence ATGGATCACCCCGAGCCCGGCACCGTCGTCGTCACCGCGAGTGGCGACGGCACCTACACACAGCAGGTCACCACGGCGACCCACACGCTGCTCGTCGACGAGCCGGTCGCGGTCGGGGGCGCCGACGCCGGCCCGAACCCGTACGAGCTGCTCCTCGCGTCACTGGGTTCGTGCACGGCCATCACGCTGCGGATGTACGCCGACCGCAAGGGCATCCCGCTGACCAGGGCGACCATCCGGCTGCGCCACGACCGCATCCACGCCGAAGACTGCGCGCGGTGCGAAACCGAGCGCGGCCTGCTCAGCCGGATCACCCGCGAGATCGAGCTCGAAGGCGACCTCGACGACGAGCAGCGCGCCAAGCTCATGCTCATCGCCGACAAGTGCCCGGTGCACCGGACGCTGTCGTCGGAGATCGCGATCGAAACGCGGGGAATCGGCCGCTTTCAAGGGGGCCCGGGTGGCGAAGCCCCCGGCCCGAGGCGAAGCCTCGGTTGA
- a CDS encoding TetR/AcrR family transcriptional regulator, protein MRPADQGGRERFLDAALSVLVDRGVPGLTVRGVAEAAGASTLSVYARFGGRAGLLDALYERTFDSLRELLEGLPPSTRDGLADLLHLALEYRRFARENPTRYALMFERPVPDFDPDPGLRSAVLRTTFTLFITRVQRVCPPGTDARSAAYQLWTAMHGLVGAELMMASRRPLPDWFIPPTDEANEAMYRDGVTAMMAGLGLRNH, encoded by the coding sequence ATGCGCCCGGCCGATCAAGGCGGCCGCGAGCGCTTTCTCGACGCGGCGCTGTCGGTGCTCGTGGACCGCGGGGTCCCCGGGCTGACCGTCCGCGGCGTGGCCGAGGCGGCCGGCGCGTCGACGCTCTCGGTCTACGCCCGCTTCGGCGGCCGCGCGGGCCTGCTCGACGCCCTGTACGAGCGCACGTTCGACTCGCTGCGGGAACTGCTGGAGGGGCTGCCGCCGTCGACTCGGGACGGCCTCGCGGACCTGCTGCACCTCGCGCTGGAGTACCGGCGGTTCGCCCGCGAGAACCCGACCCGCTACGCGCTGATGTTCGAGCGCCCGGTGCCGGACTTCGACCCGGACCCAGGCCTGCGGTCGGCGGTGCTGCGGACGACGTTCACGCTGTTCATCACCCGGGTCCAGCGGGTGTGCCCGCCGGGCACGGACGCCCGCTCGGCCGCGTACCAGCTGTGGACGGCGATGCACGGGCTGGTCGGCGCGGAGCTGATGATGGCCTCGCGGCGGCCGTTGCCGGACTGGTTCATCCCACCGACCGACGAGGCCAACGAGGCCATGTACCGCGACGGCGTCACCGCCATGATGGCCGGACTCGGCCTGCGCAACCACTGA
- the rpsA gene encoding 30S ribosomal protein S1 — translation MTTDTATAPTAPTGPQQVAINDIGSEEDFLAAIDKTIKYFNDGDIVEGTIVKVDRDEVLLDIGYKTEGVIPSRELSIKHDVDPAEVVTVGDEVEALVLQKEDKEGRLILSKKRAQYERAWGTIEELKEKDEPVKGTVIEVVKGGLILDIGLRGFLPASLVEMRRVRDLQPYVGRELEAKIIELDKNRNNVVLSRRAYLEQTQSEVRSEFLNALAKGQVRKGVVSSIVNFGAFVDLGGVDGLVHVSELSWKHIDHPSEVVEVGQEVTVEVLDVDMDRERVSLSLKATQEDPWRQFARTHAIGQIVPGKVTKLVPFGAFVRVEEGIEGLVHISELAERHVEIPEQVVQVNGDVMVKVIDIDLERRRISLSLKQANEGVTPDTEFDPTQYGMAAEYDAEGNYIYPEGFDPDTQEWQEGFDKQREEWERQYAEAHTRYEAHMKQVQKAVEADAEAAADAATGIEGGAESYTSGSAPADSKSSGGTLASDEQLAALREKLSGGA, via the coding sequence ATGACCACCGACACCGCCACCGCCCCGACCGCCCCCACCGGGCCCCAGCAGGTCGCCATCAACGACATCGGGTCGGAGGAAGACTTCCTCGCGGCGATCGACAAGACGATCAAGTACTTCAACGATGGCGACATCGTCGAGGGCACCATCGTCAAGGTCGACCGCGACGAGGTCCTGCTCGACATCGGCTACAAGACCGAGGGTGTCATCCCCTCGCGTGAGCTCTCCATCAAGCACGATGTCGACCCGGCTGAGGTTGTCACCGTCGGCGATGAGGTCGAAGCCCTGGTCCTCCAGAAGGAGGACAAGGAAGGCCGTCTGATCCTGTCCAAGAAGCGTGCGCAGTACGAGCGCGCCTGGGGCACGATCGAGGAGCTCAAGGAGAAGGACGAGCCCGTCAAGGGCACCGTCATCGAGGTCGTCAAGGGCGGCCTCATCCTGGACATCGGCCTGCGCGGCTTCCTCCCCGCGTCCCTGGTCGAGATGCGCCGCGTGCGCGACCTGCAGCCGTACGTCGGCCGCGAGCTCGAGGCGAAGATCATCGAGCTGGACAAGAACCGCAACAACGTGGTCCTGTCCCGCCGCGCCTACCTGGAGCAGACCCAGTCCGAGGTGCGCAGCGAGTTCCTCAACGCGCTCGCCAAGGGCCAGGTCCGCAAGGGCGTCGTGTCGTCCATCGTCAACTTCGGTGCCTTCGTGGACCTGGGTGGCGTCGACGGCCTGGTGCACGTCTCCGAGCTGTCCTGGAAGCACATCGACCACCCGTCCGAGGTCGTCGAGGTCGGCCAGGAGGTCACGGTCGAGGTTCTGGACGTCGACATGGACCGCGAGCGCGTCTCGCTGTCGCTGAAGGCGACCCAGGAAGACCCGTGGCGCCAGTTCGCCCGCACCCACGCGATCGGCCAGATCGTGCCGGGCAAGGTCACCAAGCTGGTTCCGTTCGGTGCGTTCGTGCGCGTCGAAGAGGGCATCGAGGGCCTGGTCCACATCTCCGAGCTGGCCGAGCGCCACGTGGAGATCCCGGAGCAGGTCGTCCAGGTCAACGGCGACGTCATGGTCAAGGTCATCGACATCGACCTCGAGCGCCGTCGCATCTCGCTGTCGCTGAAGCAGGCGAACGAGGGTGTCACGCCGGACACCGAGTTCGACCCGACCCAGTACGGCATGGCCGCCGAGTACGACGCCGAGGGCAACTACATCTACCCCGAAGGCTTCGACCCGGACACCCAGGAGTGGCAGGAAGGCTTCGACAAGCAGCGTGAGGAGTGGGAGCGCCAGTACGCCGAGGCGCACACTCGTTACGAGGCCCACATGAAGCAGGTCCAGAAGGCCGTCGAGGCCGACGCCGAAGCGGCGGCGGACGCGGCGACCGGCATCGAGGGTGGCGCGGAAAGCTACACCTCGGGCTCGGCCCCGGCCGACTCCAAGAGCAGCGGTGGCACCCTCGCCTCCGACGAGCAGCTCGCGGCGCTCCGCGAGAAGCTCTCCGGCGGTGCGTGA